The Syntrophales bacterium region GCCGGTCCCGGGGAGAATCGATGTCAAGACCTTGACGGTCTGCCGGCCGCAGCCGCCGCCACCGTCATTCCCCGATCCATCCTTTTCTCGATTCCATCGACTTCCCGCCGGATTCCGCCACGGTTTCCCGCCATTGGTACATGGCTTGCTTAAAGTCCTGCATATGACGCCGGGTGCGGCATCAATCGTGGACTTCGGGTAGGCAGCCTGTGGATTTTGCAACCATCATCGGCATTATCGGCGCGTTCGGCCTGGTCATCCTGGCGATGGCCGCCGGCGGCGGGGTTACGTGGTTTCTTGACGGTCCCTCCGCCATGATCGTTCTCGGCGGCACCTTCGGCGCCGCGCTGATCCACTACCGGATGTCGGACATGCTCGGGGTTTTCCGGGTCATGAAGAACGCCTTTTTCCGGCGGAACGCCCGGCCGCCGGAGATGATCCGGCTGATCGTGGAGATGTCGCGCACCGCCAGGCGGGACGGACTCCTGTCCCTGGAGAGCGTGGTTACCCGCCAGCGGGACCCTTTCCTGACGAAGGCGGTCCGCCTGATGGTGGACGGCCTCGAACCGGAGAAGGTCTCCGGCATCCTGGAGACGGAGCTGGACTGGCTGGCGGAGCGGCACCGGAAGGGGGCGGAGATCATGACCAGCATGGGCCAGTTCGCACCGGCCATGGGCATGATGGGGACGCTCATCGGGCTGGTGCAGATGCTCATGAAGATGAACGATCCCTCCGCCATC contains the following coding sequences:
- a CDS encoding MotA/TolQ/ExbB proton channel family protein produces the protein MDFATIIGIIGAFGLVILAMAAGGGVTWFLDGPSAMIVLGGTFGAALIHYRMSDMLGVFRVMKNAFFRRNARPPEMIRLIVEMSRTARRDGLLSLESVVTRQRDPFLTKAVRLMVDGLEPEKVSGILETELDWLAERHRKGAEIMTSMGQFAPAMGMMGTLIGLVQMLMKMNDPSAIGPSMAIALVTTFYGLILANLVFLPIAGKLRTRSGEEMLVKQLIIQGVHAIQSGDNPRIVEQKLHAFIAPRERRSRYDE